One genomic segment of Culturomica massiliensis includes these proteins:
- a CDS encoding SusC/RagA family TonB-linked outer membrane protein yields the protein MKQINLPERTRYRLCFVRHNVFQVFLLLLVFLPSFLYAGGAENGSLQDTKKIQGVVVDESGVPLPGVAVKVKGEQKGTATDVNGVFELVIGENPDAVLEFSFIGMKPQEVRVGNRLHIRITMVAQHTELEEVMVVAYGTVKKESFTGSAVSVQGDKLTQAAASRTSAVQALQGNVAGVRFSRTSGQPGDLSSIQIRGIGSLNESTAPLYIIDGVTISSGLNMLNPEDIETMTVLKDAAATSLYGNRASNGVVIITTKSGKQGKIKVSVTYERAWSSQAMPRALKGFYMNTKELTEYSIEALKNRYLYNNNALPWQSNYDPNNTNIQEAARAYAMQNLKGTAKLIHPDDPLDGTFDYSTADLEKYLTHPREYNWEDVIFRTGEENKINVSATGGRENLNFYASLGYVDQKGIVIGSEFERFTGRLSVTGKIGRLVDFSIGENIGYSIKDEQTEEGGYYYSNAVYGLGQINPSQPVWLDEHTLNPKPGFANNIPNYVANLSQVQFGTKQLSSISNLVFTLKFTDWLNFRTVNGVDINYTQQKQVWTPESNDGAATNGYVWQYGSMYQTLTTSNTLNFNKDFGKHNVSALVGYEAMKYLYDNFSGEGQQFAYGDLMYLGNAAVPSGVGGALGKDRMVSVISKLDYNYGNKYYLSGSFRRDGTSRFIRENRWGNFWSVSGAWNITREAFMAPVENWLDNLRLKVSYGTNGNQPSNYFNSMTLFSVTAKHNQQAATVASSYGNPSLTWEKSYTWNAGLDFSVLKGALRGTVEYYNRLTTDLIDWTNVSYMTGWSSYIVNDGKLRNTGVEITLSSRNIDREFKWMTDFNISYMRSKVEDLKGGARINHPYITQEGKDVYSFYTREWAGVDPETGLGTWKMNTKDANGNVIDRESITTNVNEADRVIVGKGYPDWFGGLTNTFTYKGVELSFLLTFTLGGDMWDNTHYDVVTDGRNIGWQNFRKDAGKDYWRKPGDRAKNPIVIYNNPFKSSESTSTRRLLSSDHLRVKNITLAYNFPKTWINRIGLAGAKVYVNGNDVLTFSKSKYIDPEVGMNGMSRGIDGWPMLKSWRVGINVQF from the coding sequence ATGAAGCAAATAAATCTTCCGGAGAGGACGAGGTACAGGTTGTGCTTTGTCCGTCACAATGTGTTTCAAGTGTTTTTATTACTTCTGGTTTTTCTTCCATCTTTTTTGTATGCGGGGGGAGCGGAGAATGGTTCCCTGCAGGATACGAAAAAGATACAGGGAGTTGTGGTCGATGAATCCGGTGTACCTTTACCGGGAGTAGCGGTAAAGGTGAAGGGGGAGCAAAAAGGAACGGCGACGGATGTCAACGGTGTTTTTGAACTGGTAATAGGAGAAAATCCCGATGCGGTGCTGGAATTTTCGTTTATCGGAATGAAACCGCAGGAAGTCCGGGTCGGCAACAGGTTGCATATCCGGATAACGATGGTAGCCCAGCATACGGAGTTGGAAGAAGTGATGGTTGTCGCGTACGGAACGGTGAAGAAGGAATCGTTTACCGGTTCGGCTGTCAGTGTGCAGGGGGATAAGCTGACACAGGCTGCGGCTTCGCGTACATCGGCCGTGCAGGCATTGCAAGGGAATGTTGCCGGTGTGCGGTTTTCGCGTACTTCCGGTCAGCCGGGTGATCTTTCTTCGATACAGATCCGGGGAATCGGTTCTTTGAACGAGTCGACGGCTCCTTTATATATCATTGACGGAGTGACGATCAGTTCCGGATTGAATATGTTGAATCCGGAAGATATAGAAACGATGACGGTATTGAAGGATGCGGCGGCTACTTCTTTATACGGAAACCGGGCTTCCAACGGTGTCGTGATCATTACGACCAAATCCGGGAAACAGGGAAAAATAAAGGTTTCGGTTACCTATGAACGGGCCTGGTCTTCACAGGCGATGCCGCGGGCTCTGAAAGGGTTTTATATGAATACGAAAGAATTGACGGAATATTCGATCGAGGCATTGAAGAACAGATATTTATATAACAACAATGCTTTGCCCTGGCAATCGAACTATGATCCTAATAATACGAATATTCAGGAAGCTGCGAGGGCATATGCCATGCAAAATCTGAAAGGTACGGCTAAATTAATTCACCCTGACGATCCCCTGGACGGTACGTTCGATTATTCGACTGCTGACCTGGAAAAATATCTGACCCATCCGCGGGAATACAATTGGGAAGATGTTATTTTTCGTACGGGAGAGGAAAATAAAATCAATGTATCAGCAACCGGAGGAAGGGAAAATCTGAATTTTTACGCTTCTTTGGGGTATGTCGATCAGAAAGGAATCGTGATAGGAAGTGAATTCGAGCGTTTTACGGGACGTTTGTCCGTAACGGGTAAAATCGGAAGGCTGGTGGACTTTTCCATTGGAGAAAATATAGGTTATTCTATTAAGGACGAGCAAACGGAAGAAGGAGGCTATTATTACAGCAACGCTGTTTACGGCCTGGGCCAGATCAACCCTTCCCAACCGGTATGGTTGGATGAGCATACGCTTAATCCGAAGCCGGGGTTTGCCAACAATATCCCCAATTATGTAGCTAATCTGAGTCAGGTGCAGTTCGGTACGAAGCAGTTGTCCAGTATTTCCAATCTGGTGTTTACGCTGAAATTTACCGATTGGTTGAATTTCCGGACCGTTAACGGAGTGGATATCAATTATACCCAGCAGAAGCAGGTGTGGACACCGGAATCGAATGACGGTGCCGCTACTAACGGTTATGTATGGCAGTACGGTAGTATGTATCAAACACTGACCACTTCCAATACGTTGAATTTCAATAAAGATTTCGGAAAGCACAATGTTTCTGCCTTGGTCGGGTATGAAGCGATGAAATATCTGTACGATAATTTTTCGGGGGAAGGACAGCAGTTTGCATATGGCGATCTGATGTATCTGGGAAATGCGGCTGTGCCTTCAGGTGTTGGCGGAGCTTTGGGAAAAGACCGTATGGTGTCTGTTATCAGTAAACTGGATTATAATTACGGAAATAAATATTATTTGTCCGGTAGCTTCCGGCGGGACGGTACCTCCCGTTTTATCCGGGAAAACCGTTGGGGTAATTTCTGGTCTGTTTCAGGTGCCTGGAATATTACCCGGGAAGCTTTTATGGCCCCGGTTGAAAACTGGCTTGATAATTTGCGGCTGAAAGTATCTTACGGAACTAATGGTAATCAGCCTTCCAATTATTTCAATTCGATGACTTTATTCTCGGTGACAGCCAAGCATAATCAGCAGGCGGCTACCGTTGCTTCTTCTTACGGAAATCCTTCCCTGACCTGGGAAAAATCGTATACCTGGAATGCCGGCCTTGATTTTTCCGTGCTGAAGGGAGCTTTAAGGGGAACGGTGGAATATTATAACCGGTTGACAACGGATTTGATCGACTGGACGAATGTTTCTTATATGACGGGTTGGAGCAGTTATATCGTCAATGACGGGAAACTCCGCAATACCGGTGTGGAAATCACCCTCAGCAGTCGCAATATAGACCGGGAATTTAAGTGGATGACTGATTTCAATATTTCCTATATGCGTTCCAAGGTAGAAGATTTGAAGGGAGGAGCCCGTATCAATCATCCTTATATTACCCAGGAAGGCAAAGATGTGTATTCGTTCTATACCCGGGAATGGGCCGGAGTGGATCCGGAAACGGGTTTGGGTACCTGGAAAATGAATACGAAGGATGCAAATGGAAATGTGATCGACCGGGAAAGTATCACTACGAATGTGAATGAGGCCGACCGTGTTATTGTCGGTAAAGGATATCCGGATTGGTTCGGCGGTTTGACCAATACATTTACGTATAAAGGGGTAGAACTTTCTTTCTTGCTGACGTTTACCCTGGGAGGAGATATGTGGGACAATACGCATTACGATGTAGTGACGGACGGTAGGAATATCGGGTGGCAGAATTTCCGTAAGGATGCCGGAAAAGATTACTGGCGGAAACCGGGCGACCGTGCCAAAAATCCGATTGTCATTTATAATAATCCTTTTAAATCTTCGGAAAGTACTTCTACGCGCCGTTTGCTTTCTTCCGATCATCTGCGGGTGAAAAACATTACGCTGGCTTATAATTTCCCGAAAACCTGGATAAACCGGATCGGGTTGGCAGGAGCGAAAGTATATGTAAACGGAAACGATGTGCTTACCTTTTCCAAGAGCAAGTATATCGATCCGGAGGTGGGTATGAACGGAATGTCCAGGGGTATCGACGGTTGGCCGATGCTGAAATCCTGGCGGGTAGGTATTAATGTTCAATTTTAA
- a CDS encoding RagB/SusD family nutrient uptake outer membrane protein yields MKFFKKIGLLVIGGLFAAGCGNNFLDIKPTGSVPVDKDMIRTNAQLRSAVNGAYTYLEYYRYSSMLDGDVMGDDLQSCYGNYRMELFYDLTQRSVNYTNMTLWSRLYSTAYDINTVLNQVQYIENQNAETEAMVAELRFIRALVHWDASLRYGPLPSNLGKGKIKEDALGVMITDKLPEDIQGMYYRDKVSDVFAFMIREMEECVDKLPAEHRNGYLNYWAGRMFMARLYLYTEQWDKAFQCAKEVIDDGGYSLYSQEQYVKAWQQTYTSESIFEMPTTESDNGSWDGLSYFVSPNGYWSVMASLEFMQLRNSDPKDVRFGVVQYGWWDWLPWEDNDWDECYFISGKYPGRDGNPLVCNPKIFRLSEAYLIAAEAALRGSEGVRTGSYYLSELRRNRTTTDPDKYDAGYDLDDVLYERRLELLGEGHRAFDLWRNQRPVVRYDGSRTFHWCPRELDEIAFDDHRILLPIAVRELELMSAEDRATQQNPGYGLY; encoded by the coding sequence ATGAAATTCTTCAAAAAAATAGGACTTTTGGTGATAGGAGGGCTGTTTGCCGCCGGTTGCGGAAACAATTTTCTGGATATCAAACCTACGGGATCGGTACCTGTAGACAAAGATATGATCAGGACGAATGCGCAATTACGGAGTGCTGTAAACGGAGCGTATACGTATCTGGAATATTACCGTTATAGCAGTATGCTGGACGGAGATGTGATGGGGGATGATTTGCAAAGTTGTTATGGAAATTACCGGATGGAGCTTTTTTACGATTTGACGCAACGTTCGGTAAATTATACGAATATGACCCTGTGGAGCCGGCTGTATTCTACGGCTTACGATATCAATACCGTACTTAATCAGGTGCAGTATATCGAAAATCAGAATGCAGAGACGGAAGCTATGGTAGCCGAACTGAGATTTATAAGGGCTTTGGTGCATTGGGATGCTTCTTTGCGCTACGGGCCTCTGCCTTCTAATCTGGGAAAGGGAAAAATAAAGGAGGACGCACTCGGAGTTATGATTACGGACAAGTTGCCGGAGGATATCCAGGGGATGTATTACCGGGATAAAGTGAGTGATGTGTTTGCTTTTATGATCCGTGAAATGGAGGAGTGTGTCGATAAACTTCCTGCAGAACACCGGAATGGATACCTCAACTATTGGGCAGGCCGGATGTTTATGGCACGTCTGTACCTGTATACGGAACAATGGGATAAGGCCTTTCAGTGTGCGAAAGAGGTTATCGATGACGGCGGTTATTCTTTATATTCTCAGGAACAGTATGTAAAAGCCTGGCAGCAGACCTATACTTCCGAATCCATATTCGAGATGCCGACGACGGAATCGGATAACGGTAGTTGGGACGGATTGAGTTATTTCGTTTCACCTAACGGTTACTGGTCTGTGATGGCATCGCTGGAATTTATGCAGTTGAGGAATTCCGACCCCAAGGATGTACGTTTCGGCGTAGTGCAATATGGTTGGTGGGATTGGTTGCCTTGGGAAGACAACGATTGGGATGAGTGTTATTTCATTTCCGGAAAATATCCGGGTCGGGACGGTAATCCGCTTGTATGTAATCCGAAAATTTTCCGTTTGTCGGAAGCTTACCTGATTGCTGCCGAAGCCGCACTGAGGGGATCGGAAGGAGTGAGAACGGGAAGTTATTATCTTTCCGAATTGCGGCGCAACCGTACGACTACGGACCCGGATAAGTATGATGCCGGCTATGATTTGGACGATGTGCTATATGAAAGACGGCTGGAATTGCTGGGAGAGGGACACAGGGCTTTCGACCTTTGGCGTAATCAGCGGCCGGTGGTTCGCTATGACGGCAGCCGCACTTTTCATTGGTGTCCCAGGGAATTGGATGAGATCGCTTTTGATGATCACCGCATTCTTTTACCGATCGCTGTGCGCGAACTGGAATTGATGAGTGCAGAGGACCGGGCCACACAACAAAATCCCGGTTATGGATTGTATTGA
- the aroC gene encoding chorismate synthase, with product MAGNTFGKIYKLSSFGESHGVAVGGMIDGCPAGIALSAEMIQQELNRRRPGQSEISTPREEADRVEILSGIFEGKTTGMPIGFIVHNTNQNSKDYGHLKDLYRPSHADYSWQQKYGVRDYRGGGRSSAREHIARVVGGAVAKQILAAYGICVQGYTSQVGTVVLPHSYREIDLSMTEANIVRCPDPVIAESMIALIREVKEAGDSVGGVVSCVIRGVMPGLGEPVFDRFQARLAQAMLSINAVKGFEYGTGFAAAAMRGSEHNDPFVMKEGKVHTESNRSGGLQGGVSNGEDIYFRVAFKPVATIMQKQNTVDREGKEILLEAHGRHDPCVVPRAVPVVEAMAAMTVVDMLFEAKAGREGDLGF from the coding sequence ATGGCAGGGAATACGTTCGGAAAGATATATAAGTTGAGCTCGTTCGGAGAGTCGCACGGAGTGGCTGTCGGAGGAATGATAGACGGTTGTCCGGCCGGTATCGCATTGTCGGCGGAGATGATTCAGCAGGAGTTGAACCGTCGTCGTCCGGGACAGTCGGAGATATCAACACCGAGGGAAGAAGCGGACCGGGTGGAAATACTTTCCGGAATTTTTGAGGGTAAAACCACCGGCATGCCGATCGGTTTTATTGTACACAATACGAATCAGAACAGTAAGGATTACGGTCATTTAAAGGATTTGTACCGTCCTTCTCATGCCGATTATTCCTGGCAGCAAAAATACGGTGTACGCGATTACAGGGGCGGGGGACGTTCTTCGGCCCGGGAACATATTGCCCGGGTTGTCGGCGGAGCGGTTGCGAAACAGATACTGGCTGCTTACGGGATTTGTGTACAAGGGTATACTTCTCAAGTCGGAACGGTTGTTTTACCCCATTCATACCGGGAAATCGATCTGAGTATGACCGAGGCGAATATCGTTCGTTGTCCCGACCCGGTGATTGCAGAAAGTATGATTGCGTTGATCCGGGAGGTAAAGGAGGCCGGAGACAGTGTCGGTGGGGTGGTCAGTTGTGTGATCCGGGGTGTTATGCCCGGTTTGGGGGAACCGGTGTTCGACCGGTTTCAGGCGCGTCTTGCGCAGGCAATGCTGAGTATTAATGCGGTTAAAGGTTTTGAATACGGAACCGGTTTTGCTGCGGCTGCAATGCGCGGAAGCGAGCATAACGATCCTTTTGTTATGAAAGAAGGAAAGGTGCATACGGAGAGTAACCGTTCCGGTGGACTGCAAGGCGGGGTCAGCAATGGGGAAGATATTTATTTCCGTGTGGCTTTTAAGCCGGTGGCTACGATTATGCAGAAACAGAATACGGTGGACCGGGAAGGGAAGGAAATTCTTCTGGAGGCTCACGGCCGTCATGATCCTTGTGTCGTGCCCCGTGCCGTACCCGTGGTTGAGGCTATGGCAGCTATGACGGTTGTGGATATGCTGTTCGAGGCTAAGGCCGGAAGAGAGGGGGATTTAGGATTTTAG
- a CDS encoding M48 family metallopeptidase: MESFEIPGIGSVKIRRGRHIRTMSVRLAPGRGVWINIPYGVSGRQAEKFLLEKREWIIQHISRMKVYEKDTGVGLAVGAEVKTKLHTLKIAEAVIEKPAYRIEQELITLFIPKGTDYGAIEEIVKKFLLEIYRMEARKILPGRVKLLAEKYGFRYTRLTFRNNISNWGSCSYDNHISLNIKLMKLPDEVIDYVILHELCHTIEKNHSADFWALVKKVCPGFESYRRALRNYNTRL, encoded by the coding sequence ATGGAAAGTTTTGAGATACCGGGAATTGGAAGCGTTAAGATACGAAGGGGCAGGCATATCCGTACGATGTCGGTACGTCTCGCTCCGGGAAGAGGTGTATGGATCAATATTCCTTACGGTGTCAGCGGACGTCAGGCCGAGAAGTTTCTTTTGGAAAAAAGGGAATGGATCATACAGCATATATCCCGGATGAAGGTGTACGAAAAGGATACCGGGGTCGGTCTGGCTGTCGGGGCGGAAGTAAAGACGAAATTGCATACCCTGAAAATAGCAGAGGCAGTGATTGAGAAGCCTGCTTACAGGATTGAGCAGGAGCTGATCACCTTGTTTATTCCTAAAGGAACGGATTACGGGGCGATTGAAGAGATCGTAAAGAAATTTTTACTTGAGATTTACCGGATGGAAGCCCGGAAGATTCTTCCGGGCCGGGTAAAGCTGCTGGCTGAAAAATATGGGTTCCGATATACTCGTCTGACTTTCCGGAATAATATATCGAATTGGGGCAGTTGTTCTTACGATAATCATATCAGTTTGAATATCAAATTGATGAAGTTGCCGGATGAGGTTATCGATTACGTTATTTTGCATGAGCTTTGTCATACGATAGAGAAAAATCATTCCGCTGATTTCTGGGCGTTGGTGAAGAAGGTGTGTCCCGGATTTGAGTCTTACCGCCGTGCACTGCGCAATTACAATACACGTTTGTAA
- a CDS encoding Mrp/NBP35 family ATP-binding protein, which produces MLQNNLKDVRDLLTEIKYPGTSKDIVALDMVQQIKIEGDKVSFRLVFQKANDPFVAALRKKCDALIKEKTAYKEVGIETVFVQEMERPFSLEKVKHIVAVSSGKGGVGKSTVAANLAVALAQQGYKVGLVDADIFGPSIPKMFGCEDARPYMSEIDGKEYIVPVEKYGVKLLSIGFFVDPGSATVWRGPMASNALKQMVEQGFWDELDFMLIDLPPGTSDIHLTLVQTVALSGAIVVSTPQQVALADAVKGIQMFESPGIAVPVLGLVENMAWFTPAELPENKYYLFGKEGCKQLAEEKGLRLLGQIPVVQRICEGGDAGEPVALNPDSVTGNAFMQLAEQVAGAVNENTTQARRVRIQKH; this is translated from the coding sequence ATGTTACAAAATAATTTAAAAGACGTCCGGGATTTACTGACGGAAATAAAATATCCCGGAACTTCGAAGGATATTGTTGCATTGGATATGGTGCAACAGATAAAGATAGAGGGAGACAAAGTTTCTTTTCGTTTGGTGTTTCAAAAAGCAAATGATCCTTTTGTAGCGGCTTTGCGTAAAAAATGCGATGCTTTGATTAAGGAGAAGACGGCTTATAAGGAGGTCGGTATTGAGACCGTGTTTGTGCAGGAGATGGAGCGTCCGTTTTCATTGGAAAAAGTGAAGCATATTGTAGCCGTATCTTCCGGTAAGGGAGGTGTCGGAAAATCTACCGTTGCGGCTAATCTTGCCGTGGCTTTGGCGCAACAGGGGTATAAGGTGGGGCTGGTGGATGCCGATATTTTCGGCCCGTCTATCCCTAAGATGTTCGGTTGTGAAGATGCCCGTCCGTATATGTCTGAAATAGACGGGAAAGAATATATTGTTCCGGTGGAGAAATACGGAGTGAAATTATTGTCTATCGGTTTTTTTGTCGATCCGGGTTCGGCTACGGTGTGGCGTGGGCCGATGGCTTCCAATGCGTTGAAACAAATGGTGGAGCAAGGATTTTGGGATGAGTTGGATTTTATGCTGATCGACTTGCCGCCGGGAACGAGCGATATTCACCTGACATTGGTTCAGACGGTGGCTTTGAGCGGTGCAATTGTGGTGAGTACTCCCCAACAGGTGGCTTTGGCCGATGCCGTGAAAGGGATCCAGATGTTTGAATCTCCCGGTATTGCCGTTCCTGTTTTAGGATTGGTCGAGAATATGGCTTGGTTTACTCCGGCAGAATTACCGGAAAATAAATATTACCTGTTCGGTAAGGAAGGCTGTAAGCAGTTGGCCGAGGAGAAGGGATTGCGTTTGTTGGGACAAATTCCTGTCGTACAACGTATTTGTGAGGGCGGGGATGCCGGAGAACCGGTGGCTTTAAATCCCGATTCGGTTACAGGGAATGCTTTTATGCAATTGGCGGAACAGGTTGCCGGGGCAGTTAATGAAAATACGACTCAGGCACGCAGGGTAAGAATACAAAAACATTGA